One window of the uncultured Paludibaculum sp. genome contains the following:
- the argH gene encoding argininosuccinate lyase, with translation MKLWGGRFESGPSEVFQRFSWSLHFDRRLFRVDVLGSIAYARALTRVGILNDEECSTLCEALASIPEPPPDAPDEDIHTYVIRLLKEKAGTVADKMHTGRSRNEQVSLDVRFWLREEIDRTRGLLRALMGDLLDFAAKHVDTVVAGYTHMRRAQPVTWAHYLLAYFEAFARDHERFSQTRARVNRMPLGSGALAGSGFPIDREELAAELGFQGVTNNSMDVSADRDFLLDYLSCASTCMLHLSRLAEDWILYSSDEFAWLQLGDGVTSGSSLMPQKKNPDSLELIRGKCGRVFAAYTSLMMTMKGLPMTYNRDMQEDKEPLFDAVDQLTMSLEMASVVVQTTTLNPQPALHAAEEGWLVATDLAEALSRSGVAFHQAHQLVGSLVLESVRENKKPSEWTAADLTAFDRRFKPEMAALMNPAEGMKTRTSKGGTAPSTVTVALAEARQRLESMSS, from the coding sequence ATGAAGCTCTGGGGCGGCAGATTTGAATCCGGCCCGTCGGAGGTCTTCCAGCGGTTCTCGTGGTCTCTCCACTTCGACCGCCGGCTCTTCCGTGTGGACGTCCTCGGCTCCATCGCCTACGCGCGTGCCCTCACGCGCGTAGGCATCCTAAACGACGAGGAGTGCTCAACGCTGTGCGAGGCCCTGGCCTCGATTCCGGAGCCCCCGCCCGACGCTCCGGATGAAGACATCCATACCTACGTCATCCGCCTCCTCAAAGAGAAGGCGGGCACCGTCGCCGACAAGATGCACACCGGCCGCAGCCGCAACGAGCAGGTGTCGCTCGACGTCCGCTTCTGGCTGCGCGAGGAGATCGACCGCACCCGCGGTCTGCTGCGCGCCCTCATGGGCGATCTGCTCGACTTCGCCGCCAAGCACGTCGACACCGTCGTCGCCGGCTACACCCACATGCGCCGCGCCCAGCCCGTCACCTGGGCCCACTACCTCCTCGCTTACTTCGAAGCCTTCGCCCGCGACCACGAGCGCTTCAGCCAGACCCGCGCCCGTGTCAATCGCATGCCCCTGGGCTCCGGAGCTCTGGCCGGCTCCGGCTTCCCCATCGACCGTGAGGAACTCGCGGCCGAACTCGGTTTCCAGGGCGTCACCAACAACAGCATGGACGTCAGCGCCGATCGCGACTTCCTGCTCGACTACCTCTCCTGCGCCAGCACCTGCATGCTGCACCTCTCGCGCCTCGCCGAGGACTGGATTCTCTACAGCTCCGACGAGTTCGCCTGGCTCCAGTTGGGCGATGGCGTTACCAGCGGCTCCTCCCTCATGCCGCAAAAGAAGAATCCCGATTCGCTGGAACTCATCCGTGGTAAATGTGGCCGCGTCTTCGCCGCCTATACGTCGCTCATGATGACCATGAAGGGTCTGCCCATGACCTACAATCGCGACATGCAGGAGGATAAGGAGCCGCTCTTCGACGCCGTCGACCAGCTCACCATGTCCCTTGAGATGGCCAGCGTCGTCGTCCAGACCACCACGCTGAATCCCCAGCCCGCTCTCCACGCCGCCGAGGAAGGCTGGCTCGTCGCCACTGACCTCGCCGAGGCCCTCTCCCGCTCCGGTGTGGCCTTCCATCAGGCCCATCAGCTCGTGGGCAGTCTCGTCCTCGAAAGCGTCCGGGAGAACAAGAAGCCCTCCGAGTGGACCGCGGCCGATCTCACCGCCTTCGACCGTCGCTTCAAACCGGAAATGGCCGCACTCATGAATCCCGCCGAGGGCATGAAAACCCGCACTTCCAAAGGGGGCACCGCGCCCTCGACAGTTACCGTTGCCCTGGCCGAAGCACGCCAGCGGCTGGAGTCCATGTCGTCATGA
- a CDS encoding ArgR family transcriptional regulator, whose translation MTKNYRQGQILKLIRTRKIGTQEELARELKEEGIETTQVTLSRDIRELGLAKTADGYREILPDPTGPSLAQVMTEYLLDVRLAQNMVILKTSTGSANSLAVALDQEDWAEVAGTVAGDDTVLVVCWDNQRGKTVQERLLGYVNQ comes from the coding sequence ATGACCAAGAACTATCGCCAAGGACAGATCCTCAAGCTGATTCGCACCAGGAAGATCGGCACGCAGGAAGAACTCGCCCGCGAGCTGAAGGAAGAGGGCATCGAGACCACGCAGGTGACGCTGTCGCGCGACATCCGCGAACTCGGCCTCGCCAAAACCGCCGACGGCTACCGCGAGATCCTGCCCGACCCCACCGGCCCCAGCCTCGCCCAGGTGATGACCGAGTACCTCCTCGACGTCCGCCTCGCCCAGAACATGGTCATCCTCAAGACCTCCACCGGCAGCGCCAACTCGCTGGCCGTGGCGCTCGATCAGGAAGACTGGGCGGAAGTGGCCGGCACCGTCGCCGGCGACGACACCGTCCTGGTGGTGTGCTGGGACAACCAGCGCGGCAAGACCGTGCAGGAACGCCTGCTCGGCTACGTCAACCAGTGA
- the argF gene encoding ornithine carbamoyltransferase encodes MTKPQPPLSLPRIAAGDLTSDLDLTVPELQTLLRLAADIKRHPGHYRTALSGRIISLLFEKPSLRTRITFEVAAKQLGGDAILNIGPIGGREPVADVARNLERWTDLIVARTFDQKTVDDLARFASIPVINALSDMYHPCQVLADMQTLREHWGCLENRKLAFVGDGNNVAHSLMLNAARLGLNFACIIPPGYEPNESIVAQAREFGKTTGADIQVTNDLDEGLKDANGVYTDVWASMGQEHEAAERARVFAPYQVNAGLMAKAAPGALFLHCLPAHREEEVTNQVIESPVSVIFDQAENRLHAQKALILMLLDGPAR; translated from the coding sequence TTGACCAAACCCCAGCCGCCTCTCTCGCTGCCTCGTATTGCCGCGGGCGATCTCACTAGCGACCTCGACCTCACTGTCCCCGAACTCCAAACCCTGCTTCGCCTCGCGGCCGATATCAAACGCCACCCCGGCCACTACCGCACCGCCCTCAGCGGCCGTATCATCAGCCTGCTCTTCGAGAAGCCCTCTCTCCGCACGCGCATCACCTTTGAAGTCGCGGCCAAACAGCTCGGCGGCGACGCCATCCTGAACATCGGCCCCATTGGTGGCCGCGAACCCGTGGCCGACGTCGCCCGCAACCTGGAGCGCTGGACCGACCTCATCGTCGCCCGCACCTTCGACCAGAAGACCGTCGACGACCTCGCCCGCTTCGCCAGCATCCCGGTCATCAACGCGCTCAGCGACATGTACCACCCCTGCCAGGTGCTCGCCGACATGCAGACCCTGCGCGAGCATTGGGGCTGCCTCGAAAATCGCAAGCTCGCCTTCGTCGGCGACGGCAACAACGTCGCTCACTCGCTCATGCTCAACGCCGCCCGGTTGGGCCTGAACTTCGCCTGCATCATCCCGCCCGGCTACGAACCCAACGAGTCCATCGTCGCCCAGGCTCGTGAGTTCGGAAAGACCACCGGAGCCGATATCCAGGTCACCAACGATCTCGACGAAGGACTCAAGGACGCCAACGGCGTCTACACCGACGTTTGGGCCTCCATGGGCCAGGAGCACGAGGCCGCCGAACGCGCCCGCGTCTTCGCGCCTTACCAGGTCAATGCCGGCCTGATGGCCAAGGCCGCTCCCGGAGCGCTCTTCCTCCACTGCCTGCCCGCCCACCGCGAGGAAGAGGTCACCAATCAGGTCATCGAGTCGCCCGTCTCCGTCATCTTCGACCAGGCCGAGAATCGCCTCCACGCGCAAAAGGCACTCATCCTGATGCTGCTGGATGGCCCGGCCCGATAA
- a CDS encoding sialate O-acetylesterase, which yields MTAIPLRRVACLLPALAALLCAEVHLPALFTDHMVVQRNRPVHIWGTATPGETIAATFRGNTATTQATSLGQFSLRLPPGPEGGPLDLTIKATNTITLHDVLVGDVWIASGQSNMEFATRDAIDAAKEMAAANYPNIRLFRVENNVATHPLDDVTAAPWSPVTTQSVASFSAVAYFFGRHLNDKLHIPIGLIESNWGGTPAEAWTSLRALSSDASLMPVFSEWAKMNDDAITTRLRREQQLAEWQKSVDQAKADGRKAPGRPWAPNERDCWSPAGLYNAMIAPLTPFPIRGAIWYQGESNAGVERVSTYARLFQTMIQDWRRAWSEDFPFLFVQLANYTTGPGSRWPELREAQRQTLALRNTAMATAIDIGDPGDIHPKNKQSVGERLGLAARAVAYGENIEHAGPAFRQAVPEGASLRIYFDHTGTGLITRPNGLRGFEIAGADHKYVAAEARLDGLTVVLSSPSITQPVSARYAWKDNPETSLYNKEGLPATPFQTLP from the coding sequence ATGACCGCCATTCCCCTCCGCCGTGTCGCCTGCCTCCTCCCCGCCCTGGCCGCCCTACTCTGTGCCGAGGTCCACCTCCCCGCCCTCTTCACCGACCACATGGTGGTCCAGCGCAACCGCCCCGTCCACATCTGGGGCACGGCGACACCCGGCGAGACCATCGCCGCCACCTTTCGAGGCAACACCGCGACGACCCAAGCCACCTCGCTAGGCCAGTTCAGCCTGAGACTGCCTCCCGGTCCCGAGGGTGGCCCACTCGACCTCACGATTAAGGCCACCAACACCATCACTCTCCACGACGTCCTGGTCGGCGACGTCTGGATCGCCTCGGGCCAATCCAATATGGAGTTCGCCACCCGCGACGCCATCGACGCCGCCAAGGAGATGGCCGCCGCCAACTACCCCAACATCCGCCTGTTCCGCGTCGAGAACAACGTCGCCACTCACCCGCTCGACGACGTCACAGCCGCCCCCTGGTCCCCCGTGACAACCCAATCCGTAGCCAGCTTCTCCGCCGTCGCCTACTTCTTCGGACGCCACCTCAACGACAAGCTCCACATCCCCATCGGCCTCATCGAATCCAACTGGGGCGGCACGCCCGCCGAGGCCTGGACCAGCCTCCGCGCCCTCTCCTCCGACGCCTCCCTGATGCCGGTCTTTTCCGAATGGGCCAAGATGAACGACGACGCCATCACCACCCGCCTCCGCCGCGAACAACAGCTCGCCGAATGGCAGAAGTCGGTCGACCAGGCCAAGGCTGACGGCCGCAAAGCCCCAGGCCGCCCCTGGGCCCCGAATGAGCGCGACTGCTGGTCCCCCGCCGGTCTCTACAATGCGATGATCGCCCCGCTCACACCCTTCCCCATCCGCGGAGCCATCTGGTATCAGGGCGAAAGCAACGCCGGCGTCGAGCGCGTCTCCACCTACGCCCGTCTCTTCCAGACAATGATTCAGGATTGGCGCCGAGCCTGGAGCGAGGACTTCCCGTTCCTCTTCGTCCAGCTCGCCAACTACACCACCGGTCCAGGAAGCCGCTGGCCCGAGCTCCGCGAAGCTCAACGCCAGACCTTGGCCCTGCGCAACACCGCCATGGCGACAGCCATCGACATCGGCGATCCCGGGGACATCCACCCCAAGAACAAGCAAAGTGTGGGTGAGCGCCTGGGCTTGGCCGCCCGAGCGGTGGCCTATGGCGAGAACATCGAACACGCGGGCCCCGCCTTCCGCCAGGCCGTGCCCGAAGGCGCGTCACTGCGCATCTACTTCGATCACACGGGCACCGGCCTGATAACCCGCCCCAACGGCCTCAGGGGATTTGAGATCGCAGGCGCAGACCACAAATACGTGGCCGCCGAAGCCCGTCTCGACGGTTTGACGGTGGTGCTCTCCAGTCCGTCGATCACCCAGCCCGTCTCGGCCCGCTACGCGTGGAAGGACAATCCGGAAACGAGTCTCTACAACAAGGAAGGCCTCCCCGCCACGCCCTTCCAGACCCTGCCATAG
- a CDS encoding argininosuccinate synthase, whose protein sequence is MSNPKKVALAYSGGLDTSIIIPWLKENYGCEVVAVCGDIGQGGDELKGLKAKAKKTGASECYVADMREEFVAQYLWKMVRAGGIYEHKYLLGTSIARPLLAKRQVEVALETGCDALAHGCTGKGNDQVRFELTYKAFAPHLPVIAPWREWDIISREDAIEYAAKHNVPIAQTTKKIYSRDRNIWHISHEGGALEDPINAAPDEIWMLTKSPAEAPDKPAKVTIGFEAGTPVSINGKPAKSALALLEQLNKIGAAHGIGRIDLVENRFVGMKSRGCYETPGGTLIMYAHRELESLTLDKSTLHYKQKLALDYAEMVYNGLWFTPLREALDAFFDETSKPVTGEVTLKLYKGNIEPVSRKSPNSLYSLDIASFTMGSSYDQKDAFGFINLIGLPMKVKALLEQSKKQGKTK, encoded by the coding sequence ATGTCCAATCCCAAGAAAGTCGCGCTCGCCTACTCCGGCGGTCTCGACACTTCCATCATCATTCCGTGGCTCAAAGAGAACTATGGCTGCGAAGTCGTGGCCGTCTGCGGTGACATCGGCCAGGGCGGCGACGAACTCAAGGGCCTCAAGGCCAAGGCCAAGAAGACGGGCGCGTCCGAGTGTTACGTCGCCGACATGCGCGAGGAATTCGTCGCCCAGTACCTCTGGAAGATGGTCCGCGCCGGTGGCATCTACGAGCACAAGTATCTCCTGGGCACCTCCATCGCCCGCCCGCTGCTGGCCAAGCGCCAGGTGGAAGTCGCTCTCGAAACCGGCTGCGACGCACTCGCCCACGGCTGCACCGGCAAGGGCAACGACCAGGTTCGGTTCGAGCTCACCTACAAAGCCTTCGCTCCGCACCTGCCCGTCATCGCACCCTGGCGCGAATGGGACATCATCTCCCGCGAAGATGCCATCGAGTACGCCGCCAAGCACAACGTGCCCATCGCGCAGACCACCAAGAAGATCTACTCGCGCGACCGCAACATCTGGCACATCTCCCACGAAGGCGGAGCCCTGGAAGATCCCATCAACGCGGCCCCCGACGAGATCTGGATGCTCACCAAGAGCCCGGCCGAGGCGCCCGACAAGCCCGCCAAGGTCACCATCGGTTTTGAAGCCGGCACGCCCGTAAGCATCAACGGCAAGCCCGCGAAGAGCGCTCTCGCCCTGCTCGAACAGCTCAACAAGATCGGCGCCGCCCACGGCATCGGCCGCATCGACCTCGTCGAGAACCGCTTCGTCGGCATGAAGTCGCGCGGCTGCTACGAAACCCCCGGCGGCACGCTCATCATGTACGCCCACCGCGAGCTCGAGTCCCTCACACTCGACAAGAGCACCCTGCACTACAAGCAGAAGCTCGCACTCGACTACGCCGAGATGGTCTACAACGGCCTCTGGTTCACCCCGCTCCGCGAGGCCCTCGACGCCTTCTTCGACGAGACCTCCAAGCCCGTCACCGGTGAAGTCACTCTCAAGCTCTACAAGGGCAATATCGAGCCCGTCTCGCGCAAGTCGCCCAATTCGCTCTACTCCCTCGACATCGCCAGCTTCACCATGGGCTCCAGCTACGACCAGAAGGACGCCTTCGGCTTCATCAACCTCATCGGCCTGCCGATGAAGGTCAAGGCCTTGCTGGAACAGTCCAAGAAGCAAGGGAAGACGAAGTAA
- a CDS encoding glycosyltransferase family 39 protein, translating into MRSKLAAVFAALVIVVAPFWFAGGGLRVSFTPDDLTNLYRCWVDPWRDVLLANLKFWSPYYRPMGALFYRILYGLFGFHPEPLRILCFALIVVNSGLLYRVTTALTGSKSVGALAALLGAFHGEFEDLYYNGGTIYDLLCFTFYFSALWSYIEDRKAGRPVRWWLLVPLYVCALNSKELAVTLPLTLLAYDAVYTRRLSWAGIVTGCLTIPYAVSKLSRKSIFTGIPAYHQDISVKNYFTHYARYADMLFYQSPGWFNAAQLCVLLAILLVVAVRSKNPTLRFSMAFLLFSVLPVIFIPLRGSLFVMYIPIAGWFIYFATLLDRLPLRPARTFAVVAVSLFVLHDAHTRKATVDPAIAQTIERVRHECGAPHKGEKFKLPGHPFPADSWNLLYIARLHFGDKNLDIDRQP; encoded by the coding sequence GTGCGTAGTAAATTGGCGGCGGTTTTCGCCGCGCTGGTGATTGTGGTCGCGCCTTTCTGGTTTGCCGGCGGTGGACTTCGGGTGTCATTTACGCCGGACGACCTGACAAATCTCTACCGTTGCTGGGTCGATCCGTGGCGCGATGTACTCCTTGCGAATCTTAAGTTCTGGTCGCCCTACTATAGGCCGATGGGCGCTCTGTTCTACCGGATCCTCTATGGATTGTTTGGCTTCCATCCCGAGCCGCTGCGGATCCTCTGCTTCGCCCTGATCGTTGTGAATAGCGGGCTGCTTTATCGCGTGACCACCGCGCTGACGGGCTCAAAGAGCGTCGGTGCGCTGGCTGCGTTATTGGGCGCATTTCACGGTGAATTCGAGGACCTTTACTACAACGGCGGCACGATTTACGATCTGCTCTGCTTTACGTTCTATTTCTCGGCTCTGTGGAGCTATATCGAGGACCGCAAGGCCGGCCGCCCCGTTCGCTGGTGGCTACTGGTGCCACTGTATGTGTGCGCTTTGAATTCGAAGGAGTTGGCGGTGACCCTGCCGCTGACATTGCTGGCGTACGATGCGGTGTATACGCGGAGGTTGTCGTGGGCGGGCATCGTCACGGGTTGCCTCACCATCCCCTATGCCGTAAGCAAACTGTCGAGGAAGAGTATCTTCACCGGCATCCCGGCATACCACCAGGACATCAGCGTGAAGAACTACTTCACACACTACGCGCGGTACGCGGACATGTTGTTCTATCAGTCACCGGGCTGGTTCAATGCGGCGCAACTCTGCGTGCTGCTGGCGATCCTGCTGGTGGTGGCGGTGCGGTCGAAGAATCCCACTCTGCGGTTCAGCATGGCGTTTCTTCTTTTCTCCGTACTGCCGGTGATCTTCATTCCCTTGCGAGGCAGTCTGTTCGTGATGTACATCCCCATCGCGGGGTGGTTCATCTACTTCGCCACCCTGCTGGATAGGTTGCCGCTGCGCCCGGCAAGGACATTCGCCGTGGTGGCCGTGAGCCTGTTCGTGCTGCACGACGCCCACACGCGCAAGGCGACTGTCGATCCGGCGATCGCCCAGACTATCGAGCGAGTGCGGCACGAGTGCGGCGCGCCGCACAAGGGCGAGAAGTTCAAGCTGCCAGGGCACCCGTTTCCGGCCGATTCGTGGAACCTGCTCTACATCGCGCGGCTCCACTTCGGCGATAAGAACCTCGACATCGACCGCCAGCCGTGA
- a CDS encoding peroxiredoxin: MSILGAPLPVGSPAPDFTLKDHQGRDIRLSTLRGQRVLLVFYPGDDTPTCSLQLSELRDVQEQLEPLGIQVFGVNPASEVSHQKFIRKLCLPFPLLVDRGGHVAKLYNCGLWLLVRRTVYVIGPDGRIEFAERGKPTPECIMEALAKP, translated from the coding sequence ATGAGCATTCTCGGCGCGCCGCTGCCTGTAGGGAGCCCAGCCCCCGACTTCACGCTCAAAGACCATCAAGGCCGCGACATCCGTCTCTCCACCTTGCGCGGCCAGCGCGTGTTGCTCGTCTTCTACCCCGGCGACGACACGCCGACATGCAGTCTCCAGCTCAGCGAGCTGCGCGACGTGCAGGAGCAGCTTGAGCCTCTGGGCATCCAGGTCTTCGGCGTCAATCCGGCCAGCGAGGTCAGCCACCAGAAGTTCATCCGCAAACTCTGTTTGCCGTTCCCATTGCTGGTGGACCGCGGCGGCCACGTCGCCAAGCTCTATAACTGCGGCCTCTGGCTACTCGTGCGCCGCACGGTCTACGTCATCGGCCCCGACGGCCGCATCGAGTTCGCTGAACGCGGCAAGCCCACACCGGAGTGCATCATGGAGGCACTCGCCAAGCCCTGA
- a CDS encoding TonB-dependent receptor: MTLLCLCALYEPAAWSQTLYGTVIGTVEDPSGAVVPNASVSLASKSTGANLSTKSDDQGRFTFNNVLAGTYDLSAKADGFKPVTQTGLEVVINVVNRTTLRLEVGSSSESVTVSGGGVELQTDTSQVSANISQKAVTTLPLNAYRNYQALINLVPGTTPALFQNSVNDTPARSLTTNVNGTARNNNNTRVDGAANVFVWLPHHALYVAPAETIETVNVSTNAFDAEQGMAGGASVTVTTKSGTNEFHGVGFAYHDNQKLRSRNFFLPANRQKPRSTTNIDGGTFSGPIIKNKLFFFGGYEGTFERLGSTGSSSYYTVATADQREGNFGAYSTLIYDPLTGNANGTGRTAFAGNTIPVSRLSQTALKVQNYVPQPNLSGTTNNFYNVGTQAMDRHNWDLKVNYNRNEKHAIWGKYSRMNALVTCQAVLGDAVGPGLCSGSPGTGDTKVQLATVGHTYTLSPTIVIDGTFGYTRLDQDSTMPGYGTNVGLDTLGIPGTNGSDIRQSGWPSFAFSTGYTTIGTTAASQPSFRHDSSYSGTTNVSWVRGGHNLRFGVDIVRHAMNHWQPEVGSGPRGGFTFNAGTTALNGGASPNLYNAYASFLLGLPYSEGKSVQNLLMTTREWQYGFYIRDRWQASRNLTLNIGLRWELYPTLTRADRGLERWDPATNLVTIGGIADNPDDVGVGFSKKLFAPRVGFAYRLGQKSVIRSGYGITFDPLPVSRPLRGPYPATIAATFQADSSFSYVNTLASGIPAIATPDLTSGSIVLPGTVENRSPYAGTLKRGYIQSWNFILERELPGAFIGTLGYVGTKTTNQFADKEINAAGPGGGNNGRPLAALYGRTANTWMWNGYLDANYHSMQASLNKSFSSGAMIRMNYTWSKAINMTDEDGWTTDLTFNWDPVFNRNRAVAGYDRTHAFTVGGAYELPFGKGKRFANTNRLAMGLLGGWQTNGTLVYYSGGPFSVTADGSTLNAPGNTQTADQVGEVVYLGGIGTGQPYYATNAFAAVTGARFGTTGRNTLRGPGLFNTDMSIFRTFAILERINVQFKAEAFNLTNTPKFSNPAANVSTPGTFLQITSTRSDVNSERQFRFGLRLNF, translated from the coding sequence CTGACGCTCCTCTGCCTCTGCGCGCTCTATGAGCCCGCGGCCTGGAGCCAAACTCTCTATGGCACCGTAATCGGCACCGTGGAGGACCCCAGTGGCGCCGTGGTGCCTAACGCCTCGGTGTCTCTCGCCAGCAAAAGCACCGGCGCAAATCTTTCCACTAAATCCGACGACCAGGGTCGCTTTACTTTCAACAATGTTCTGGCAGGGACTTATGATCTTTCGGCGAAGGCTGATGGCTTCAAACCGGTAACGCAAACAGGGTTAGAGGTTGTAATCAATGTTGTAAATCGAACAACGCTGCGGCTCGAAGTAGGCTCCTCTTCGGAATCAGTGACTGTCTCGGGAGGCGGGGTCGAATTACAAACGGATACTTCACAAGTCAGCGCCAACATTAGTCAAAAGGCAGTTACTACTCTTCCACTGAATGCATATCGTAATTATCAGGCCCTCATTAATCTTGTACCCGGTACCACGCCGGCACTCTTTCAAAACTCGGTGAATGATACACCGGCGCGCTCGCTGACGACGAACGTCAACGGCACGGCGCGCAACAACAACAATACGCGCGTGGATGGGGCGGCCAACGTCTTCGTGTGGCTCCCTCACCACGCCCTTTACGTCGCACCCGCGGAAACCATCGAGACCGTGAACGTCTCCACCAATGCCTTCGATGCCGAACAGGGCATGGCCGGTGGTGCGTCTGTCACGGTGACCACGAAGAGCGGCACCAACGAGTTTCATGGGGTTGGGTTTGCTTACCACGACAATCAGAAACTGCGCTCCCGCAACTTCTTCCTGCCTGCTAACAGGCAAAAGCCGAGAAGCACCACCAATATCGACGGCGGCACATTCAGCGGCCCCATTATCAAGAACAAGCTCTTCTTTTTTGGCGGCTACGAAGGCACCTTCGAGCGGCTGGGTTCCACGGGTTCCTCCAGCTACTACACGGTGGCGACAGCCGATCAAAGGGAGGGGAATTTCGGCGCTTACAGTACGCTGATCTATGACCCGTTGACTGGAAACGCGAATGGCACCGGCCGCACCGCTTTCGCCGGCAATACCATTCCGGTCAGCCGCCTCAGCCAGACCGCTTTGAAAGTTCAGAACTATGTGCCCCAGCCGAATCTCAGTGGCACGACGAACAACTTCTACAATGTCGGCACGCAGGCGATGGATCGTCACAATTGGGATCTGAAGGTCAACTACAACCGCAACGAAAAACACGCCATCTGGGGAAAATACAGCCGCATGAATGCGCTGGTGACCTGTCAGGCGGTATTGGGCGACGCGGTGGGTCCGGGCCTGTGCAGCGGGAGCCCGGGCACTGGCGACACGAAAGTTCAGCTGGCTACCGTCGGTCACACCTACACCTTGAGTCCCACCATCGTCATCGACGGCACGTTCGGCTATACGCGCCTCGATCAGGACAGCACGATGCCCGGCTACGGCACGAATGTCGGTCTGGATACACTCGGCATCCCCGGCACCAACGGCTCCGACATCCGCCAGAGCGGCTGGCCGTCGTTCGCCTTCAGCACGGGTTACACCACCATTGGTACGACCGCCGCCTCGCAACCCAGTTTCCGCCACGATTCCAGCTATAGCGGGACCACGAACGTGAGTTGGGTCCGCGGCGGCCACAATCTACGCTTCGGCGTCGATATCGTACGCCACGCCATGAACCACTGGCAGCCTGAGGTCGGCAGCGGCCCGCGCGGTGGTTTCACTTTCAACGCCGGCACCACCGCACTGAACGGTGGAGCCTCGCCCAACCTCTACAACGCCTACGCCTCTTTCCTTCTCGGCCTTCCTTACTCCGAAGGCAAGAGCGTTCAGAACCTGCTGATGACCACGCGCGAATGGCAGTACGGCTTCTACATCCGCGATCGCTGGCAAGCCTCCCGCAACCTCACCCTCAACATCGGACTGCGCTGGGAGCTCTATCCCACTCTCACCCGCGCCGACCGCGGTCTGGAGCGCTGGGACCCCGCCACCAACCTGGTCACCATCGGCGGCATAGCCGATAACCCGGACGACGTCGGAGTCGGCTTCAGCAAGAAGCTGTTCGCGCCGCGCGTCGGGTTTGCCTACCGGCTGGGACAGAAAAGCGTCATCCGCAGCGGTTACGGCATCACCTTCGACCCGCTGCCGGTGTCCCGCCCGCTGCGTGGACCTTACCCGGCGACCATCGCCGCCACCTTCCAGGCCGACAGCAGTTTCAGCTATGTGAACACGCTGGCCTCGGGCATCCCGGCCATTGCCACTCCGGATCTCACCTCCGGCAGCATCGTCCTGCCGGGCACGGTCGAGAACCGCAGCCCTTATGCGGGAACGCTCAAGCGCGGCTACATCCAATCGTGGAACTTCATTCTGGAGCGCGAACTGCCCGGCGCCTTCATCGGCACTCTGGGCTATGTCGGCACCAAGACCACCAATCAGTTTGCCGACAAAGAGATCAACGCAGCGGGACCCGGCGGCGGCAACAACGGGCGTCCCCTGGCCGCCCTCTACGGACGCACCGCCAACACGTGGATGTGGAACGGCTACCTGGATGCGAACTACCACTCCATGCAGGCCAGCCTCAACAAGTCCTTCTCCAGCGGCGCCATGATCCGCATGAACTACACGTGGTCGAAGGCCATCAACATGACTGACGAGGACGGCTGGACCACCGATCTCACCTTCAACTGGGATCCGGTGTTCAACCGCAACCGCGCCGTCGCAGGCTATGACCGCACGCATGCCTTCACCGTCGGCGGAGCGTACGAACTCCCCTTCGGCAAAGGGAAGCGCTTCGCAAATACCAACCGGCTGGCGATGGGCTTGCTCGGCGGTTGGCAGACCAACGGTACGCTCGTCTATTACTCGGGCGGTCCGTTCAGCGTAACCGCCGATGGCAGCACGCTGAATGCCCCCGGCAATACCCAGACCGCCGATCAGGTGGGTGAGGTCGTCTATCTGGGCGGCATCGGCACGGGGCAGCCCTACTACGCCACCAACGCCTTCGCGGCGGTGACGGGCGCGCGCTTCGGCACTACGGGCCGCAACACCCTGCGGGGGCCTGGGTTGTTCAATACGGACATGAGTATCTTCCGCACCTTCGCGATTCTCGAGCGGATCAACGTGCAATTCAAGGCGGAGGCATTCAACCTGACGAACACGCCCAAGTTCTCGAACCCGGCCGCCAACGTCAGCACGCCAGGCACCTTCCTGCAGATCACCAGCACCCGTTCCGACGTGAACTCCGAGCGCCAGTTCCGCTTCGGCCTACGGCTGAACTTTTGA